In Planococcus citri chromosome 4, ihPlaCitr1.1, whole genome shotgun sequence, the genomic window GACCCGATCAGCTCCAATCATTTTCCCATGTACAGGAACgttgcaaaaattgcttaaaaaattaaaatgtcataaaaatactttaattttaatttttcttttaaaaagcaGCAAATTATAAACTGAAATccataaaattatgtaaaagtatgtttatatttttataggtTCTAAGTTCTTGTATGTTCTATTGACACTGTTTCGGTGGCGTGAATTCCATTtcctttcactttttttttgatgatttagtctgaaaagaaaaaagaaagaatcaCATTTCATTACAATGAGATGGTGAAATCCACACAAAAGGTTAGGTTTGATGttaaaccatctcaattttttttaaatcgagccCTCCCCTctccaataaaaataaaaatcagcatTTTGAGCTAGATACTAGCGTTCCTATCTATAGTGACTATTtaatgcgaaaatttcaaaaatttttagaccattttcACCGCAAACAGAAAAGATTGCATTTTGCGCACTCTCACTCATAGTATAGGTGGGAGGGGGGTTGGACCAAAAACAATTTCAGTTGGTTTTTCTGATCGAAAATCTACCAAACGAACCTCAAAAATAGATTCATTTACGATTTTCTATCGCATATGATCAATTaaatcgaatcccaaaaatcgattcattgcctcatttttgcttttctttgtGAAAATTGGCtgtttaaaaatcgattttctgattattttcaatttcgatcatGCCTGAGGAGTGATAGATATTTTCAAAGGTGATCTAGAGGTATAGTGAATTCCATAAGTATACTTTACCTGCAGCGACTATCTGAAAAGAACACGCTGTTATTTGCACTCCAACAGTATTTCTGGCTTTGCAAGATAATGTACCAAATTCTGAATCTGATTTTGGCGTGTAGTTGAAAAACGGATTCGGCTGCGTTGTGATAAGATTTGGTTCCTGGTCTGATTTCATATCATTGGAACTACTCGTATTCAATGACCATATAAATTCTGTTGGAGGAGGATTGGCATCAACTTCGCACTTAAGTAAAACAGTTTCCTGTTTACGAGCACGGTGTATTTCGGTCTCATTTTTTCTACATATCGGTGTATCTAAATgataggggaaaaaatgaacaacaatgtaggtacataaatataaTGTATAAGTACTTATCTAGGTATGTACATACTAGAAAAATTGGAGTAGGAAAAAACGAATAActgaaatacctatacctacatttcacTTCCAAATTGACCGGGTCGCTTTCTCCACTTCCTACCGCATTCTCAGCATAACAAGTGAATTTACCAGTAGCAGTTTTCTGAATTCTTTGCAAAATTAGGTTGTGATCTGTTTTTATGATGTTCTTCGCGATACTTTGTGGGATTTCTAAACCCTGAATAAAACGGATTatgtatgaaaaataaataggatGTAAAtgagtacgagtatacctaaCTGATAAACCcttacaaattttaaataatattgtTGTGAATTACCTTcaagaaaacacaaaaatttaacCTCGTAATCGGGAGTAGCGACTTACTTATGAATAAGTTATAATCAAAATCAGTAAATCAGCGAACAAACTATATTGATTACACTCACATTATGGAACCAGGTGAATTTGGTTATTCGAGGATTTGCTCGCATGTAACATTCAAAGTAAACATCATCCCCTTCTTTGATATTATCTGGATTTATAAAGTTAGCCATTTGCAATCTTGGAATTGGattgtctgaaaaaaaaaatcaaacaatagTATTTCAGGATGTTatgggtaggtctaggtacctttAACTATCCATATTTATACGAAAGTGACCTtgtgacctgtcaaaatgggttaaaattctacgagaaattgaaattccgatgatcaaaatgtattttgaacatttttcgaaGAGCTTTAAGCCCTATGTGGATTACGATTcgcagaatttttgaacaaatgtgtTATGCCACCAATCAGAAAGGCTTAATTTCGGTAgaaaatcacaaatttcttttccgagcaattttaaaaatgtttacccCAAAAGTCAGTCATATTTTTCAGTATTAGACCAAGCGTGTTTTCAGGATTCATATTGTATTAAGTTACAACTGAGAAAAACAAATGTAGTCAAGTGTGACGCGCTATCTACTTAacttatgtacatacttacattgCACATTGAGACGCCATTTATCTTCTATCGCACTATTCGCAATATCCTGGATGTGTGGATTTTGTGCTCGACAAGTCAAATACCTTTGGTCGTCCGTTACGTTAGGTTTGAAGGATATTACGCTTACTTCGCCTTGTGCTGTGATTCTCTGCGTAAGTAAACGAATAAAATTcttttgtttttgcaaaatgtactctctaaatttgaaacagtgaaatttcactgcttagcagtcacgacattttggcttcatAAAAGCAGTAGTTTCTTACTgcgaaacagtaaaaaatttactgaattgatcagtaaaaatgatttttactgaccaattcagtagatttttcactgttttgcagtaaaaaactatgCTTTTatgaagccaaaatgtcgtgactgctaagcagtgaaatttcagtgtttcaaatttagagagtataactattttggattttgaccaaagggtcattccatgtcaattcgaccaaggtttgtgagtcatgtctttcgatttcgctcaaatttttttttgcaatataaacacgaatatgacgttagatttttgattcgaccccatccatggcccccagcaccttcccaaaggGGCTAAAAGTTcagaaaagtgtttttttcgtgcgacacatcaaatagtacgtttttggtgacgctgaacacgaatatgacgtcagatttttggttggaccccatTTTCGGCCTCCaaccatttttttggacttttaccaattggggaggttctgggagacATAGGTaaggtcaaattgaaaaactacggctatattcgtgttcagcgatatcgaaaacatactatttcatgtgtcacacgaatgaaaccatttttttaaagttacccccttggggaggtgctgggggccgtggatgggtccaatcaaaaatctaacgtcatattcgtgttcagcgtcaccaaaaacattaTATTTGATGTGTAACACGAAAAAccccctattttgaacttttccccatttggggaggtgctggggccgtggatggggtctaatcaaaaatctaacatcatattcgtgttcagcgttagtaaaaacatacaattcgatatatcacatgtcccagattttttttcgtaagttttgccccaaattgggggtggaggtgctccccttccatcaagagatcccatctcgaaacttgaatatttcgagaaagcatcaaaaggtacatctatggaaattttttcagaattttaaatggcagctcccacttacagcgccattttgaaatttcaactttcgatttgaaagttcagctttcgaattttcaaaatttcaaaacgcttaaaaagttcaaaatttaataccctttcgaactgtgaaatcagattgatcaaaatatcatagttttggaggaatgcgctgctaaagttgagtacctcgagacaatgtgaaaataatggaagcccctcacccccccccctgggGGCTGGGACCAATCTGATTGatggtttcttacttactggtgggtagatattgtaaaataaaatttgagcgaaatcgaaagacattaCTTTCAAAGTCGcacttttttggtcgaattgacatggaatgaccccaaaTTCATTGAATGTGATGCTTTTAATAAATTCTCAAGTTATAACACTTACGGTTTCATTACTCGGCAATTTTTTACTGCCAAACCACCATGTTATTTCAGCTGACGGGTATGATCCTTTAGATTGGCATTCTACATCGACAGATTTTCCCGCTGATAAATATTCTCGTTTCGTTGTAATATTTATAAATGATGGTTTCACTATatcaaagtataattttttgaaaaaaggattaTTCATAGTTATCACATTGTGATTATTATTATAACGAGGTCATTTGTTGTCGATCGAGTGTATATCAACTATCAAGTACAGCTAGAATTGATCAACTGTCATGCCACTTCAAAGAGTGCTGAAAGTGAAAGTTGATCAACAAATCATCTGTGTGAAATagtgtttatcaatttttttttcaacgtttgaaaGTACGAGCTTTTAGATGAAGGGGTGAAAGAGGTTGAATGCAGCCAGAACTATTAAATTTAtatcttttttttggaatttatttcgCAGTAGATATTTTTAGCTACGTAATATGTACTTTTACTTCCTTGTGTTTTCGAACGGATTGGTTTTCTTGTGCTAAAAACAAAACCTTGGGAAAGGGAGgagaattcgaattttaaaattaaagctGCGTACCTGTGTAAAGTTGATATTATCGAAGCGGAAGCATTATATGTAgttattcaagaaaaatattttcttacttCTTATAATGAGacgagattttgaatttttcatgggCGATTTCTGAAAATCCACTTGACATGTATAAACACCCTCATCTTCTTTTGTAATATCATAAATTGTTAGATTAGCTGGTTGAGTTGTTGACTCGAAACTCGCCTTTTGTTTTGAAGCTGTCGGTGAAGACCATTCGGTTGCAATAACCGATGGGTTTTTTTCTGCATCAAAGCTGAAATACAATGTAAATCATTTGCTAATACGAGTAAGTGTTACGTGTGACATTTGACGTTTTTTATTTCACAGTTATAAAAATAACTCGTTATAGCCCAGTCGAAATACGATTTGACTCGAGCATAATTGCGACTAAAATGGAGggtcgaatttgaaaattacagaaaggtcattttttggaggtgtataatatggccccaaatggatgaaaatggtccaaaattataccattggtCAGCACCCCAATTGTGATCAACGtatctaaatttcagcttcctaggtcatccccgctctttttaaggtggaaaaaatcgattagaacaggttccaagtccccagtcataaaatttaaaattaataaaatcacgTCGATGTGAGGGGTCGTAGGGTTTTAACCAAATGTAGTGGAGACCTTTTCAAGTTGAATGTCTGTGaggccatttaaaaaaaaaaaaagattatttttaGCTCTAGTTTCTTATCAAGCCGGTTTTGAGATCAATGGatcagttccaaaagatagatATTAAGTTATCTTACCCATGAAGCAATTTATTGTTTGTATCACGAAACCACGAAACTTTAGAGACCCTGTCATCTTCATCTTGAGTTGATGCATCACATGGCATTACGGCTTCTTTACCCAATTCAACATTCTGTATCGATTCTATGTCTTCTGTGTACAAGTAGTTAAGCAAAATATTAATATATATCAAATTCATTGAGCATTGAAGGTTAGCTAAATTTTTCTacatcaaattgatttttattgatAGACTTGGGGGCCCCCTGGCGGCCCAACTTCCCTACTCGTTTCTCGGGGCTGCGtcctcaaccccccccccctgaacactaaaattacccaaaagtcccgttttttgcatcaaaaaatatcaatgactAAAAATTGTCTATACTATTGTTATCGTTAAAGTGGTAATGACTAGGATTGGAAGATTCAGATAATAGTGATTGCATAAAAGGGGGGTTACATGAGAAACTACCTAAGGGGGTTGAATTTGGCCTATGTCTCCTAATGTCACTAGACATGGGTATCCGATCCAATATTAACGATAACAACTAAAGGTTAGAATAATTATGAAATGAACACCTAACATCATTATTCCGATGATACTCTTTATTGTACTAAAAGACATCAATACTACTATAATTAATAGATTAATTATAATATTCTCGATCTTCTTGACAATATATCAATCTAAGATCAGTGCCTTAAGATTGTTGCCGATCATGTAGTTCGCAGGAACATCTATACCATCCGAAAAAGGCATAGTTAGGCGAAATAGGTATCAATCAACATACCTACATCCGAGGCTGGATCCATGTCCTAGGCTCGAGGATATACAATAATATTAATTAATGGTGCTAACTTAAGATTAAttagtggagacaccaccatgtaagtaaAACTTACCGAACACTGCTCAGTGCTCACTGTCACACCACCTCTTtcccttagcctaccccaataatagtggctgtctGTGGCTGCTTTACGAAGAGACACATGTAACACACGCTCTATCTGTTGATGTCTGGAATCATCTTAGATAGCCGCAAAAAGGAGATCAGAAGGTATTCGCGAACAGTACTAATGGTAATTACGTTAATTACTTGACCCGCGAATGGTTAAATcaatatatcgcacctcgggagttataaggtcacatctcaaaaaagtgaaattttacaggagagtgattttcttttttttaaaaacttgattcattattttcatcaacttataatcaattgtgaggaatgaatagcatgtcattttgaagattgggtatcctaccttcatttagcataagaatattttgaaaaataaaatcttaaagaggaaatatttcaatgtttggaaaacattttgagttataacctttcataaaaagtgatctggaggcgaaaaaaagcgtccaaaaaaattttcatgataacaaaattgtagagaattaaatttccaatcgacataatgtcgttagtttttttctagagtgcttagtttttgagtttttcccaaaaaactaaaattttaatatatacctatgcaaattaatttttctgaaaaatgttctattttaaaaattttttgttttggaacaaatctacaaaaaatacactccttgtgattattttacatcttaaaaacgttcaacactatcgaaactggtttctgacactttgtatgtgcaaattttactcaaagaaagaggagttttttgagatgtgaccttataactccaaacaacttgcaatgttgtagaaattttgagttaggccctttgcattttttacatgatctaagcagcatacccgactcaaagtgttatttttggttgcagggggtcatgcaaaccccaaaaatgcaaaaacatcaaaatcgattttttttgagatgtgaccttataactcccgaggtgcgatataattACCACGCTAGAAGTGGAATAGACAGGAGTTAAAGGTCTCATCGCGAGACTTATACATTTTATTCAACACTATGTAGCACAATGCCACTTGATACCTTACGCTGCAGACGATAGAAAACAAGTGAGGCTCGTGGACAAATTCTCATACAGAGAAGCCACGATCCAGAAGATCTGAGCTCACCCCTTTTGTACATGATTGACAGATTTATGTACAAAACGGGTGTATTGTGTAAAGATACACATACCAAGTGATTTATGTGCATATTAATTTATGCACCGATAGTTCCCACGTTACGACGATTCCCCTAACCAGGTAATCTTTCTGAGAATGTCCACCTAGAGGGTGAAGGTATATTACACTATATCACTATTTTCAAcgaagattgcgaaaaagtatcatttttatgtc contains:
- the LOC135844644 gene encoding cell adhesion molecule 3-like, encoding MNLIYINILLNYLYTEDIESIQNVELGKEAVMPCDASTQDEDDRVSKVSWFRDTNNKLLHGFDAEKNPSVIATEWSSPTASKQKASFESTTQPANLTIYDITKEDEGVYTCQVDFQKSPMKNSKSRLIIRMKPSFINITTKREYLSAGKSVDVECQSKGSYPSAEITWWFGSKKLPSNETRITAQGEVSVISFKPNVTDDQRYLTCRAQNPHIQDIANSAIEDKWRLNVQYNPIPRLQMANFINPDNIKEGDDVYFECYMRANPRITKFTWFHNGLEIPQSIAKNIIKTDHNLILQRIQKTATGKFTCYAENAVGSGESDPVNLEVKYTPICRKNETEIHRARKQETVLLKCEVDANPPPTEFIWSLNTSSSNDMKSDQEPNLITTQPNPFFNYTPKSDSEFGTLSCKARNTVGVQITACSFQIVAAD